TCGTCGCCATCAGTGCCATCATTCCGCTGATGACAGTGGTGAACTATTCCGTGCAGGATATTTTGGACCCGCAAACACGCTATTTTGTCGGCACCGAATGGTTCAAACGGATTTTGACCGATTACCGCCTGCACGAAGCCCTGCTGCGCCAGATTGGCTATTCGTTAAGTGTGCTGTTAATTGAAATTCCGTTGGGTATTGGTATTGCACTGACATTGCCGCGCAAGGGCTGGGGTGTTTCGGCCTGCATGGTGCTGCTGGCCTTGCCCCTGCTTATTCCCTGGAACGTGGTGGGCACCATCTGGCAGATTTTCGGCCGGGCCGATATTGGCCTTGGCGGCTATGTTCTCAACAAAATCGGAATTGACTATAACTATACCCAAAGCTCGGTCGCGGCATGGCTGACGGTCCTGGTGATGGATGTGTGGCACTGGACCAGCCTGATTGTGCTGCTGTGCTATGCCGGTTTGCGCTCCATTCCCGATGCCTACTATCAGGCGGCAAAAATTGACGGTGCGTCACGCTGGGCGGTTTTCCGCTTCATTCAGTTGCCCAAAATGCAATCGGTTCTGGTGATTGGTGTGCTGCTGCGCTTCATGGACAGCTTTATGATTTACACTGAACCCTTTGTTTTAACTGGTGGCGGCCCGGGTAACGCAACCACGTTCCTTAGCCAGTATCTGACACGCATGGCGGTCGGCCAGTTTGACATCGGACCGGCAGCGGCATTCTCGCTGATCTACTTCCTGATCATTCTGCTGGTTTGCTGGGTTTTCTATACCGTCGTCATGAACGCCGGACAGCGGGGAGAACAATAAAATGAAGTTCCAGAAACGTCACATCGCCCTTTTGGTCTATATCCTGTTCCTGTTACTGCCGATTTACTGGCTGTTCAACATGTCGATCAAGACCAATACCGAAATTCTGGGATCAATGACCCTGTTCCCCGATAATCCGACGCTGGCGAACTATGCCACGATCCTGACCGACCCGGCGTGGTATTCGGGCTATATCAACTCGATGATCTATGTGTCGATCAATGTGGTGATTTCGCTTACCGTCGCCCTGCCCGCCGCTTACGCCTTTTCGCGGTTTAACTTTACCGGCGACAAGCACCTGTTTTTCTGGCTTCTGACCAACCGTATGGCTCCGCCAGCCGTGTTCCTGCTGCCGTTTTTCCAGCTTTATTCGTCGGTCGGGCTGTTTGATACGCATATCGCCGTGGCCCTGGCGCACTGCCTGTTTAACGTGCCGCTGGCGGTGTGGATTTTGGAAGGGTTCATGTCGGGCATTCCCAAGGAAATCGACGAAACCGCCTATATCGACGGTTATTCCTTCCCCCGTTTCTTTGCCACCATCTTCATTCCGCTGATCCGTTCGGGCATCGGGGTGACGGCATTCTTCTGCTTTATGTTTAGCTGGGTGGAATTGCTGCTGGCCCGCACCCTGACCTCGGTTGATGCAAAACCGATTGTGGCGACCATGACCCGAACGGTTTCGGCATCGGGCCTGGATTGGGGTGTGTTGGCCGCGGCCGGGGTTTTGACCATCGTACCGGGTGCGCTCGTTATCTGGTTTGTCCGCAATTACATCGCCAAAGGCTTTGCGATGGGCCGGGTCTAACCGGAAGAAGAAGGATTACGAACAATGTCATGGATGGCCTGGACACCGGTTACGGCAATCTTTTTTGGCTGCGTCGCGCTGATGCTGCTCATCATGGGGCTGTGGCAGGCGGCATCGCCCACCATTCCCCGGCGGGGCTTCCTGCCGCTGGTGACAACACGCGGGGATCGCCTTTTCATCAGCCTTTTGGGGGCGGCCTATATTCACCTCGCCTGGTTGGCATTCACGGATGCCAGCATTTATATCGCATCGGCCATTGCGGTTGTGTGGCTGCTTATTGTGATGCGCTGGGGTTAACAGTTTTACGGTCGAGATGTGTCCTACAACATCCCTGCCGATTTCCAATTTCGCCGCAACGGGCACCGGTCTTCCCCCGTTACGGTATGCCGGAATTCAAACTGGCAAGTTAACGGAAGACCAACAGGGAGGAACGAGATGATCGTTAAAGCCAAAGGCTCCTCTGCCGTTATCAAGGGCAGTGCTGTTGCGGTTGCACTCGGGCTGGCAATTCTTGCCAATCCGGCAATGGCCGACCAGTATACTGACGCGGCAAAGAAATGGGTCGATAGCGAATTTCAGCCATCGAGCCTGAGCAAAGAAGACCAGATGAAAGAAATGGAATGGCTGATCAAGGCAGCCGAACCGTTTCGCGGCATGGAAATCAATGTGGTGTCAGAAACCCTGACCACGCATGAATATGAATCCAAAACGCTGGCAAAGGCGTTCTCGGAAATCACCGGGATCAAACTGACCCACGATTTGATCGGCGAAGGCGACGTTATTGAGAAATTGCAGACCCAGATGCAGTCTGGCCGCAATATTTATGACGCCTATATCAATGATTCCGACCTGATCGGCACCCATTTCCGCTATAACGCGGTTGTGCCGCTCAGCGATTTCATGGATGGCGAAGGCAAGGACGTTACCTCGCCAACCCTGGATCTGAAGGACTTTATTGGTCTTTCCTTTACCACCGGCCCGGATGGCAAGCTTTATCAGCTTCCCGACCAGCAGTTCGCCAACCTTTACTGGTTCCGGTATGACTGGTTCCAGCGTGCTGACCTGCAAAAGCAGTTCAAGGACAAATACGGCTACGATCTGGGTGTGCCGGTTAACTGGTCAGCCTATCAGGACATCGCCGAATTCTTTACCAATGACGTAAAGGAAATCGACGGTAAAAAGGTCTACGGCCATATGGATTACGGCAAAAAAGACCCGTCCCTTGGCTGGCGTTTCACCGACGCATGGCTGTCGATGGCTGGCGAAGGCGACAAGGGCCTGCCGAACGGTCTTCCGGTGGATGAATGGGGTATCCGCGTTGAAGGTTGTGCACCGGTGG
The DNA window shown above is from Thalassospira sp. TSL5-1 and carries:
- a CDS encoding carbohydrate ABC transporter permease, yielding MKFQKRHIALLVYILFLLLPIYWLFNMSIKTNTEILGSMTLFPDNPTLANYATILTDPAWYSGYINSMIYVSINVVISLTVALPAAYAFSRFNFTGDKHLFFWLLTNRMAPPAVFLLPFFQLYSSVGLFDTHIAVALAHCLFNVPLAVWILEGFMSGIPKEIDETAYIDGYSFPRFFATIFIPLIRSGIGVTAFFCFMFSWVELLLARTLTSVDAKPIVATMTRTVSASGLDWGVLAAAGVLTIVPGALVIWFVRNYIAKGFAMGRV
- a CDS encoding carbohydrate ABC transporter permease, which produces MNKITNNKAWFLVLPVFFIVAISAIIPLMTVVNYSVQDILDPQTRYFVGTEWFKRILTDYRLHEALLRQIGYSLSVLLIEIPLGIGIALTLPRKGWGVSACMVLLALPLLIPWNVVGTIWQIFGRADIGLGGYVLNKIGIDYNYTQSSVAAWLTVLVMDVWHWTSLIVLLCYAGLRSIPDAYYQAAKIDGASRWAVFRFIQLPKMQSVLVIGVLLRFMDSFMIYTEPFVLTGGGPGNATTFLSQYLTRMAVGQFDIGPAAAFSLIYFLIILLVCWVFYTVVMNAGQRGEQ
- a CDS encoding DUF2160 domain-containing protein, encoding MSWMAWTPVTAIFFGCVALMLLIMGLWQAASPTIPRRGFLPLVTTRGDRLFISLLGAAYIHLAWLAFTDASIYIASAIAVVWLLIVMRWG
- a CDS encoding ABC transporter substrate-binding protein produces the protein MIVKAKGSSAVIKGSAVAVALGLAILANPAMADQYTDAAKKWVDSEFQPSSLSKEDQMKEMEWLIKAAEPFRGMEINVVSETLTTHEYESKTLAKAFSEITGIKLTHDLIGEGDVIEKLQTQMQSGRNIYDAYINDSDLIGTHFRYNAVVPLSDFMDGEGKDVTSPTLDLKDFIGLSFTTGPDGKLYQLPDQQFANLYWFRYDWFQRADLQKQFKDKYGYDLGVPVNWSAYQDIAEFFTNDVKEIDGKKVYGHMDYGKKDPSLGWRFTDAWLSMAGEGDKGLPNGLPVDEWGIRVEGCAPVGANVTRGGATNSPASVYALTKYIDWLKAYAPPEAAGMTFGEAGPVPAQGNIAQQIFWYTAFTADMTKPGLPVVDEDGMPKWRMAPSPHGPYWEEGMKLGYQDVGSWTLMKSTPLERRKAAWLYAQFVTSKSVSLKKTLTGLTPIRQSDLDTQAMTDIAPKWGGLVEFYRSPARVAWSPTGTNVPDYPKLAQLWWQNVAEAVTGERTPQEAMDNLANSMDRVMERLGRAGIGGDCAPKLNEERDAQYWFDQPGAPKPKLANEKPQGETVKYDDLIQAWREGRAN